In the Flagellimonas sp. HMM57 genome, one interval contains:
- a CDS encoding DUF3526 domain-containing protein yields the protein MYKLLLLQFLRSRAVVASLVLILVLGAISIGIGHQFLSQKKAAIDQVENYQQNHIDRNVTLHKDDLGLLMYYVKFAFINSPTHLSGLSIGQSDVNTNLQRITIKNLEGQRYDTDLVNPMNLQSGNLDLSFVLLYLFPLLIIVFTFNLLSEETETGTWRLVSVQTPSKQKYLLTKLSIRVLLIYIVLGILFTIAKSVLSIPLDMNFMMMIFLSLLYVAFWFALCFFVINFKKSSGFNALLLLSIWLVLLILLPAGINAYLANKYPVPEALSTMISQRDGYHTKWDTDKTETLQKFYDHYPQFQKFGYPIEGFNWTWYYAMQQMGDDDSVTDTKALREKISERESVSKQLSAFLPNMHLQLAFNELAGTSLDQHLNFLDATANYHEELRLFFYPKIFEEKSADVVDWRRFTPKYADDGRSDIKQVRFIWPLLIATFIMLLCCVAIGRKLC from the coding sequence ATGTACAAACTTCTACTTTTACAATTTTTAAGGTCAAGGGCTGTTGTAGCGAGCTTGGTTCTTATACTCGTGTTGGGCGCAATAAGCATTGGTATAGGGCATCAATTTTTATCTCAAAAAAAAGCGGCAATCGACCAAGTTGAAAATTATCAACAGAATCACATCGACAGAAATGTGACGTTGCACAAAGATGATTTAGGGCTTCTTATGTACTATGTGAAGTTCGCATTCATAAACAGTCCAACCCACCTTTCGGGGCTTTCCATAGGGCAAAGTGATGTAAACACTAATCTGCAGCGAATCACTATCAAAAATCTGGAGGGACAACGATATGATACGGATTTGGTAAACCCTATGAATCTTCAGTCAGGAAACCTGGACTTATCGTTCGTATTACTATACCTATTTCCACTGTTGATCATTGTTTTTACCTTCAATTTGTTATCCGAAGAAACCGAGACAGGTACATGGCGATTGGTATCGGTACAAACTCCATCAAAACAGAAGTACCTATTAACGAAATTATCCATAAGGGTACTACTTATATATATAGTCTTGGGAATACTTTTTACTATTGCTAAATCGGTGTTGTCCATTCCTTTGGATATGAATTTCATGATGATGATTTTCCTGTCGTTGTTATATGTCGCATTTTGGTTCGCTTTATGCTTTTTTGTCATCAACTTTAAAAAGAGTTCAGGGTTCAATGCACTGCTGTTGTTATCCATTTGGTTAGTATTGCTTATACTATTGCCGGCGGGAATAAACGCATATTTGGCCAATAAGTATCCAGTTCCCGAAGCTTTAAGTACGATGATAAGTCAGCGGGATGGGTATCATACCAAATGGGATACTGATAAAACGGAAACTTTGCAAAAGTTCTATGATCATTATCCACAGTTCCAAAAGTTTGGATATCCAATTGAAGGGTTCAACTGGACATGGTATTATGCCATGCAACAGATGGGAGATGACGATTCTGTTACAGATACCAAGGCGTTACGGGAAAAGATTAGCGAACGTGAAAGTGTTAGTAAACAACTGTCCGCATTTTTGCCAAATATGCATTTGCAATTAGCATTCAATGAACTTGCAGGAACCAGTTTAGATCAGCACCTTAATTTTTTGGATGCAACAGCTAATTATCACGAGGAATTGCGATTGTTCTTTTATCCTAAAATATTTGAAGAGAAATCTGCAGATGTGGTGGACTGGAGAAGATTTACGCCAAAATATGCAGATGATGGGAGGAGTGATATAAAACAAGTACGTTTTATATGGCCTTTGCTCATAGCCACTTTTATCATGCTTCTCTGCTGTGTTGCAATTGGACGAAAGTTGTGTTAA
- a CDS encoding DUF3526 domain-containing protein has protein sequence MKRANIGLFMGHFLKNALKTKVIYIMFGIFLLLTAYAAVSGINNYFKQNTIRLEHQQKARQSWEANPDKHPHRMAHFGTFAFRLKQPLSIFDYGIESFTGNAVFLEAHRQNSVNFSDAGFSTGTLRFGELSMAMLLQLVLPLILFFLGFSVVVSERENGTLKILLSQGADWKEILLGKSLGLFILALLFFAPIFLVTMFFLMFGETIANPADSWQRFLLLFLGYALFLLILSFISIMVSTTAHSSKNALLTLLGIWLLMVVLVPKTSQAVGSAIYPTPSKLSFQSGVERDVLKKGDSHNPEDPYFNRLRDSVLTVHGVDSITQLPFNYGGFVMREGEKTSANLYKKHHDSLLHIYEKQNNVSRFTAVLNPFVAIKTISMAFTGTDFKGYVDFQEQAEVYRYQLAQEMNELQMEYISTKKVSGSEGKKHVVGHEHWEEFPDFQHQMQPLQSSLNEASLGIFSLLGWVLLSFLGLGYLSKKAKAI, from the coding sequence ATGAAAAGAGCTAACATCGGTCTGTTTATGGGGCATTTCCTCAAAAATGCCCTCAAGACCAAAGTAATCTACATCATGTTTGGCATATTTTTGCTGCTGACCGCCTACGCTGCGGTCAGTGGCATCAATAACTACTTCAAACAGAATACCATTAGACTGGAGCATCAACAAAAGGCACGACAAAGTTGGGAGGCCAATCCAGATAAACATCCGCATCGCATGGCACATTTTGGTACATTCGCTTTCCGTTTGAAACAGCCTTTGAGCATATTTGATTATGGAATTGAAAGTTTTACGGGGAATGCGGTCTTTTTAGAAGCTCATAGGCAGAACAGCGTCAACTTTTCAGATGCAGGGTTTTCCACTGGGACTCTGCGCTTTGGTGAATTGAGCATGGCGATGCTTTTACAACTTGTACTCCCCCTGATTTTATTCTTTTTGGGGTTTTCTGTTGTCGTCTCCGAGAGGGAGAACGGAACCTTGAAAATACTTTTGTCCCAAGGAGCAGATTGGAAGGAAATACTGCTGGGCAAATCTTTGGGGCTATTTATACTGGCACTTTTATTCTTTGCCCCCATTTTTCTGGTTACCATGTTTTTTTTAATGTTTGGGGAGACTATAGCGAACCCGGCCGATTCGTGGCAGCGTTTTTTGCTATTGTTTTTAGGATATGCACTGTTTTTACTTATTCTATCCTTTATAAGCATAATGGTGTCCACTACGGCGCACTCATCCAAAAATGCGTTACTCACGTTACTCGGTATTTGGTTGTTGATGGTGGTTTTGGTTCCCAAGACCTCGCAGGCGGTCGGAAGTGCTATCTATCCCACTCCTTCAAAATTGAGTTTTCAATCGGGCGTTGAGCGGGATGTCCTTAAAAAAGGAGATAGCCACAACCCAGAAGACCCCTATTTTAATAGGCTGAGGGATTCAGTTTTGACCGTTCATGGCGTTGATTCCATCACCCAGTTACCTTTTAATTATGGAGGTTTTGTAATGCGGGAAGGAGAGAAGACAAGTGCAAATCTGTACAAAAAACACCATGATAGTTTATTGCACATCTATGAAAAACAGAACAACGTTAGCCGTTTTACTGCCGTGCTCAATCCTTTTGTGGCCATTAAAACAATATCTATGGCATTTACAGGAACCGATTTCAAGGGATACGTGGATTTTCAAGAGCAGGCCGAAGTCTATCGCTATCAATTGGCACAGGAGATGAACGAACTTCAGATGGAATATATCAGCACCAAAAAAGTAAGTGGTTCGGAGGGGAAAAAGCATGTGGTGGGACATGAACATTGGGAAGAATTCCCCGATTTTCAACACCAGATGCAACCTTTACAGAGTTCTTTGAACGAAGCATCATTAGGTATTTTTTCTTTATTGGGCTGGGTTTTGTTATCCTTTTTGGGCTTAGGATATCTTTCAAAAAAAGCAAAAGCAATATAG
- a CDS encoding TonB-dependent siderophore receptor encodes MRIIKNLFILLLFSFVVNIHAQEVTGSVTDEQGSPIFGATVSIGNTDNMFGVLTDRNGAFQLNVPEGVYEFEVRFLGYASHQKSIDVSSSTVLDLGTVVLTETTESLQNVEVIGRARTDYNSDYSFSSTKVAIKNKELPQAVSTITKELMNDRQAFQLADAVKAASSVTSTAFYNHFNIRGVTQAEEGQVINGMRTRQYYFLQPITSHIERVEVVKGPSSVTFSSVDPGGTINMVTKKPLREKRNEVSATVGSFGTLRATADFTGPLNESKTLLYRFNAAVQEARSFRDVVQNNAFLITPSISYIPNNTTALNVEMIYSNGVGNLDRGQPIFGAINGEFDLNSTPTSLNVGASNDFFKSKEFLVMGNFTKQITDNIGFNASYMKQTWEEDLAEHRTVNAAAVDIEGNPINTLAEMRYVERKQFWVTDNFNAFVNFDFESDKITNKALIGYDGSWWERTKGGGQNGARRYLRNDGSVSNFDPADAADFQTIEIDGVLAPRPNVPHFDLTDPQNNMRIINDYTMSEFAIPANLTTSSGVYIQNQFKIWKLSALVNLRYEWYEDKFNYESNDEESFKNEAFIPRLGITYEATDNINVYGTYIEGFQPQSNTVTLSPATENFFWAGSPAEFDPLESDLIEFGAKGEFFRGRLAMNMAVYEINQKNLLQPDPNDEDLLIEGGARRSRGFEWDLSGYILPNFQVNASYAYIDAEIIADDDPTLIGERAGGTPEHSANLWARYDFTDNTLRDVGIGFGTEYRGDRFSWYSDRVLLPAYTVFDAAVYYRPSGGNIQLALKVNNLFDETYWGGALFASRLFPGAPRNVLLTTSYKF; translated from the coding sequence ATGAGAATCATAAAAAATCTATTTATATTATTACTTTTTAGTTTTGTTGTGAATATCCACGCTCAAGAGGTAACGGGTTCGGTTACCGATGAGCAAGGAAGTCCAATTTTTGGTGCTACGGTTTCCATTGGTAATACAGACAACATGTTCGGAGTGTTGACAGATAGGAACGGAGCATTTCAACTAAATGTACCCGAAGGAGTTTACGAGTTCGAAGTACGCTTTTTGGGATATGCTTCCCACCAAAAATCCATCGATGTAAGTTCTTCTACTGTACTTGATTTGGGAACTGTTGTATTAACAGAAACTACAGAAAGCTTACAGAATGTTGAGGTCATAGGTCGTGCTAGGACCGACTACAATAGCGATTATTCCTTTTCTTCGACTAAGGTGGCCATCAAAAACAAGGAGTTACCACAAGCGGTATCAACAATTACCAAAGAATTGATGAACGACCGTCAAGCGTTTCAATTGGCAGATGCAGTAAAAGCTGCCAGTAGTGTTACTTCCACGGCATTTTACAATCATTTCAACATACGGGGTGTCACACAAGCAGAAGAGGGACAGGTCATCAATGGAATGCGAACCCGTCAGTATTATTTTCTACAGCCCATAACCTCCCACATAGAACGAGTAGAAGTTGTCAAAGGACCCTCTTCGGTAACTTTTTCCAGTGTTGACCCAGGCGGAACTATAAATATGGTAACCAAAAAACCTTTAAGGGAAAAGCGAAACGAGGTAAGTGCTACCGTGGGCAGTTTTGGAACGCTTAGGGCAACAGCAGATTTTACAGGGCCATTGAATGAATCTAAAACCCTTTTATACCGTTTTAATGCAGCAGTACAGGAAGCCAGATCTTTTCGGGATGTGGTACAGAACAACGCTTTTTTGATTACACCGTCTATTTCATACATACCTAATAATACTACAGCATTAAATGTAGAAATGATATATAGTAATGGTGTTGGCAACTTGGATAGGGGGCAACCGATTTTTGGTGCCATCAATGGGGAATTTGATTTGAACAGTACGCCGACTTCCCTTAACGTAGGGGCTTCAAACGACTTTTTTAAGTCAAAGGAGTTTTTGGTGATGGGCAACTTCACCAAGCAGATTACAGATAACATTGGCTTCAATGCCTCGTATATGAAACAAACTTGGGAAGAAGACCTTGCCGAGCACAGAACTGTGAACGCCGCCGCTGTGGATATCGAAGGAAATCCTATCAATACCCTAGCTGAAATGCGTTATGTGGAACGAAAGCAGTTCTGGGTCACCGATAATTTCAATGCTTTTGTAAATTTTGATTTTGAAAGTGATAAAATCACTAATAAAGCTCTTATAGGATACGATGGAAGTTGGTGGGAGCGTACCAAGGGTGGTGGACAAAATGGAGCGCGAAGGTATTTAAGAAATGACGGGAGCGTAAGTAATTTTGACCCGGCCGATGCCGCAGATTTTCAAACTATTGAAATCGATGGTGTACTGGCACCTAGACCTAATGTCCCCCATTTTGATTTGACCGACCCTCAAAACAACATGAGGATTATCAACGACTATACCATGTCAGAATTCGCAATTCCGGCAAACCTAACTACCTCCAGTGGGGTCTACATTCAAAACCAATTTAAGATATGGAAGCTTTCTGCCTTGGTCAACCTTCGTTACGAGTGGTATGAGGATAAGTTCAATTATGAATCCAACGATGAAGAAAGTTTTAAAAACGAAGCCTTTATACCACGTCTAGGGATTACGTACGAGGCAACGGACAATATAAATGTCTATGGAACCTATATTGAGGGCTTTCAACCGCAATCAAATACCGTTACTTTATCACCGGCTACAGAAAACTTTTTCTGGGCAGGTTCTCCAGCAGAATTTGACCCCTTGGAAAGTGATTTAATTGAGTTTGGAGCAAAAGGAGAGTTCTTTAGAGGACGATTGGCAATGAACATGGCCGTTTATGAAATCAATCAAAAAAACCTTTTGCAACCCGATCCCAACGATGAGGATTTGTTGATTGAGGGTGGCGCACGAAGAAGTAGAGGTTTTGAGTGGGACCTATCGGGCTATATCTTACCAAATTTTCAGGTAAATGCTTCCTATGCCTATATCGATGCTGAAATAATCGCGGATGATGACCCTACATTGATCGGTGAACGAGCGGGTGGAACACCAGAACATAGTGCTAACCTTTGGGCTAGATATGATTTTACGGATAATACTTTGAGGGACGTCGGAATTGGTTTTGGAACAGAATATCGTGGAGATCGATTCTCATGGTACAGCGATCGTGTGCTGCTTCCGGCGTATACGGTATTTGATGCCGCAGTGTATTATCGCCCCTCAGGAGGAAATATACAATTGGCGCTTAAGGTGAACAACTTGTTCGATGAAACATATTGGGGAGGTGCATTGTTTGCATCACGACTTTTTCCTGGAGCACCACGAAATGTGTTGCTGACAACCTCCTATAAATTTTAA
- a CDS encoding ABC transporter ATP-binding protein produces MLEAINLTKRYGGHEALSDLNLSVAQGEIFCLLGQNGAGKTTTINLFLGLLTATSGKALINGVEVKPNSNATSKMIAYIPEVVQLYGNLSGMENLDFFSRIAGFRYSKEELASYLLKAGLQETAHLNKLASYSKGMRQKVGIAIALSKNADFIFMDEPISGLDPKAAVEFTAICKELSQMGKSIFMATHDIFNAVNVGTRIGIMKEGRLVYESETTDINANELQNLYLKTI; encoded by the coding sequence ATGCTAGAAGCAATCAATCTTACCAAAAGATATGGTGGACATGAAGCATTGAGCGACTTGAATCTTTCTGTTGCTCAAGGTGAAATTTTCTGTTTGCTGGGCCAAAATGGTGCCGGTAAAACCACCACGATAAATTTATTTCTTGGTTTACTAACAGCTACAAGCGGTAAGGCTTTAATTAATGGCGTCGAAGTAAAGCCAAACAGTAATGCCACTTCAAAAATGATAGCCTATATACCTGAAGTAGTACAACTTTACGGTAACCTATCAGGTATGGAAAATCTTGACTTTTTTAGCCGAATTGCAGGGTTTCGGTATTCAAAGGAGGAATTGGCGTCCTACTTATTAAAAGCTGGGCTTCAGGAAACCGCCCACCTTAATAAGCTGGCCTCTTATTCTAAGGGAATGCGACAGAAAGTAGGTATCGCCATTGCACTATCCAAAAATGCAGACTTCATATTTATGGATGAGCCGATCTCTGGCCTTGATCCTAAGGCTGCGGTAGAGTTTACTGCGATTTGCAAGGAATTGAGCCAAATGGGAAAATCTATTTTTATGGCGACACATGATATTTTCAATGCTGTTAATGTCGGTACCAGGATTGGTATTATGAAAGAAGGCCGTTTGGTATACGAGTCGGAAACAACGGATATAAATGCCAACGAATTACAAAATCTATACTTAAAAACAATCTAA